The Engystomops pustulosus chromosome 4, aEngPut4.maternal, whole genome shotgun sequence genome contains a region encoding:
- the LOC140126953 gene encoding ADP-ribosylation factor-like protein 8B-A: MLALINKLLDWFKSLFWKEEMELTLVGLQYSGKTTFVNVIASGQFTEDMIPTVGFNMRKVTKGNVTIKVWDIGGQPRFRSMWERYCRGVNAVVYMVDAADLDKVEASKYELHNLLDKPQLHGIPVLVLGNKRDLPGALDEKQLIEKLNLSAIQDREICCYSISCKEKDNIDITLQWLIQHSKSRHY; this comes from the exons ATGCTGGCCCTCATCAATAAGCTGCTCGACTGGTTCAAGTCCCTCTTCTGGAAGGAGGAGATGGAGCTGACGCTGGTCGGGCTGCAGTACTCCGGGAAGACAACCTTCGTTAACGTTATAGCG TCCGGCCAGTTCACAGAAGACATGATTCCTACTGTGGGATTCAATATGAGGAAAGTTACTAAAGGAAATGTGACAATTAAG GTTTGGGACATTGGCGGTCAACCAAGATTTCGCAGTATGTGGGAACGCTACTGTAGAGGTGTTAATGCAGTTGT GTACATGGTAGATGCAGCAGACTTGGATAAAGTGGAAGCATCCAAATATGAATTGCACAACTTGCTTGACAAGCCACAGTTGCATGGCATTCCT GTTTTAGTACTAGGAAACAAAAGAGACCTGCCAGGTGCCCTGGATGAAAAGCAACTTATTGAGAAGCT AAACCTGTCTGCAATTCAAGATCGAGAAATCTGCTGTTACTCTATTTCTTGTAAAGAGAAAGATAATATAG ACATCACTTTGCAGTGGCTTATTCAGCATTCCAAGTCCAGACATTACTAA